The uncultured Sphaerochaeta sp. genome includes the window CCTTGGCGGAGTATCTGGGAGTGGATCTGGCAACAGATGAGGCTGTAGACAGCTATAGCATGCTTGCCTCGTTCAAATCTCCTTCACTGCCGACTCGTTCATCTCTCGTGCATCAGAGCATCGATGGTTCGCTCTCCTTGCGACGAGGCCCTTGGAAGCTGGAGATGTGCAAGGGTAGTGGGGGGTGGTCCTTCCCCGTCCCTGGAAGCAAGGATGAAGAACAGCTTCCCTCTTTGCAGCTGTACAACTTGGAAGAAGATATCAGGGAACAAGAGAATGTTGCCTCAAGATTTCCAGAAATAGTACATGCATTGAAAGCAGAGTTACGTGCAATTGTGGAGCAAGGGCGGAGTACCTCTGGGCCGCTACAGGCCAACGATGGGGTAGCGATCTGGGAGACCGTTTCCTGGTTGCAAGACTAACCATGCCCCGCATTTTTATGGTATACTGCTTCCACTTATGAGAAAGATTGAGCGCAAGATTCCTGATTCAAGAACCGTTGTTCTCTTCCTTACTACCCTTGTTTTGTGCTTTGTCATCCTGATCATGAGTCAATACTGGATGCTGAGTACGGTACGAAGGGACAAGCAGGAACAGACCTACTCCATGTTGCAGCTGATACGTTCCACCACTGATCTTTCACTGGACCAGATGTTCAAGCTCAGCCAGACACTGTTGCTCAATAATGATATTGCCACGTTCATCTACCAGAACCAAGTGCCTGTAGGATCAGAGGATATCCAAGCCCTTATCGACGCTAAGGCGTTGTTGCCTACTTCCACAAACATCAATGCCATGCTGAGTGAGATATACGTCTACTCGGATAAAAGTGGCTATATTCTCTCCTCACGCAATGCGTTCCTTGACCCTGAGAAGATGTATCCTTCTTTGTTTGCCTTTGAGAATCTCAATTACCGACAGTTCAAGAGCAAGTATCTGAGTGCTCCCTTTACCCGCAAATTTTTCCCTGAGACTACAGCCCTGGTTCATGGTCGTCAGCAATCAGTCATTCCCTTGGTCCAGACATTCCCTTTGAATATTCCCGGCTCCAATGCTGGAAAAATTATGTTGTTGCTGGATAGCAGCTATATTGCCGGCCTCCTCCGTGAGCAGGTAGAGGGAATGAATCCGACGGTATACATAACTGATAGTGAGGGTACGGTAATTACTTCTTCTGGAGACCTCTCCCTAATTATGGAAGAAACCTACGAGGATGGACAGCATCGTATCTTCATCGATGGTCAGGAGTACGTACTCTCTGCCACCAGTTCTGATCAGAGTGGACTGAAATTCTATTCTCTCCTTTCTCTCAAGGAGGTCAGGGCGATGCTCAGCCCACTGTGGGTACTGCTTACCGGGGTGATCATTGTGATGTTCTTACTCTTGGGGCTGTTCTCTGTGTATATCCTTGCCCGCAGCAACCGGCACTGGAATGAGCTGCTTGGACTTGCCGAAGAGGGACAGAGGCCACTTCCCTACGAGCAAGCTGTAGGATACATCAAGTCCATTGTTGAACAGGATCGTTCCCTGGTCCGTCAGGCTGGAGGAACACCGTTTATTACCGATACCTTCTTCCGTCGATTGATCCACGGAAAGATGCTTGGAACTGCCGAGATTCAGGCAATGCTTAAGCAGGTGCAGACGGAT containing:
- a CDS encoding helix-turn-helix domain-containing protein, producing MRKIERKIPDSRTVVLFLTTLVLCFVILIMSQYWMLSTVRRDKQEQTYSMLQLIRSTTDLSLDQMFKLSQTLLLNNDIATFIYQNQVPVGSEDIQALIDAKALLPTSTNINAMLSEIYVYSDKSGYILSSRNAFLDPEKMYPSLFAFENLNYRQFKSKYLSAPFTRKFFPETTALVHGRQQSVIPLVQTFPLNIPGSNAGKIMLLLDSSYIAGLLREQVEGMNPTVYITDSEGTVITSSGDLSLIMEETYEDGQHRIFIDGQEYVLSATSSDQSGLKFYSLLSLKEVRAMLSPLWVLLTGVIIVMFLLLGLFSVYILARSNRHWNELLGLAEEGQRPLPYEQAVGYIKSIVEQDRSLVRQAGGTPFITDTFFRRLIHGKMLGTAEIQAMLKQVQTDIDLTRPFTYQMVHIAIHDVHDFLSSERLEDIDFTRIAAQKQAQRAFGKQYYLYMDYAFSIWIMLWHVDSRFLENQIDLFWREFVNVAPSTTSMAVSSPKRSLDDVFSATNECSEVQQSLVSEKQVEVMRRYRDLSLKREPYHYTADMERKLSGAVLRGERDALDEILQTIEQDNFVARSLGPEEHGNLLKVLYATAIKLSQGMRMPLHQSVFTTFAEAKQFFLSQALAINRAKNDKDEILVQRIVSYIQDYYADPSLNLSNMAEHFGMKESFLYHFMQTRMETSFAQYVETYRLERSLVLFSEKQMTIGEITTLCGYSNPQTFRRAFQKRYGMLPSDYQKTVLYQKK